ATTTTGTTGATGAGTGATTTATTTGGTAATCAGTCTTTTGATTTACAACAAATTTTCGGCGAGGAAAGGTTGATTATCCGTGATAGGTTGATGGAAACTACGAAAAAACACCTTGATCAACTTTATACACAGGTATATCGTGATAATTATAGTATCCTCCTTGCTTATTATCGGGATGATGTGCCTGTACCTCAAGAGTTGCAAGTGGCGGCACAGGTAGCAATTTCCTATCGTTGTACTCAGGTAATTCAGGAGTTGGCTACTAAATGCCCTGTTTCTTGTAATGTGGAGGGTTATTTGATGGAGTTAGAGGCGATCGCCCTTGAGGCAGATCATTTAAACTGTAAGTTAGAGGTACCAGAAGCGAAAGTGACTTTGGAGAAATTAATGGGGGATTTTCTTTCCCAAATTTTGGATGGTACTTCTATCCATACCATTGAGCATGATATTGATACCATTAAGAGTATTATTGATATAGGTAAACTGTTAAAAATTGACCTTTGTTTAAATCGGGCACAAGAACAGTTATACTTTTTTGTTCATCAAAAATCCATTGAGAGTATCATTGAACAAGAAGTATCTATGCCCCATAGTCCTAAGTTGCGATCGCTCTTTAAACTTGGAGAATATTTATCAGTGTATTGTGGTAAATAAAGTCACCCATAGCCCATAAGATTGCTATCCAAGCTCCCAAAAAAATCTAGAGTAGAGAATCATTGCTCAAACTCTCTAGCATTATGGGGGTTTGATGGCTACGCAAATTTTTTTAACGATTCCTAGAATTTCACACAGCACAAGCGTTATGTTATTAGTTATAGATAACAATAATAATTAATTAAAAGGAAAAAACTAATAAAAGGAATAATTTAATTATGGGAGAAGCTAAACGCAGACAAAAGAATTTAGGCGAAGAATATGGCAAGGAGGAGAGGGTTGTTTCTTGGTTTCCTCTTACCAAAACTCAGGCTTCTGATGCTTATAAGTTAACCACTAGAGGGGCATGGGTAGGTATTATTTCCCTCGGTATCACTTGGGTGATTATTCGTTTTGTGGGCCCTGCTTTTGGATGGTGGGAAGTTAATTGATAATGGATAATGGATAATTGATAATTACGAGGTTTAAAACTTTAAATGGAGTATCAAAACATTCGTTTTTTACTATCAAGTAAATCTTTCTTAGACTTCTCCATAAATAATTTTTCGTTGGCTTGTAGTAAAGGCTTTAGCTTTTAAAATGCCTATTATTGGAGATGTCAAAGACAGAGGGGTAAAGATTTAAAGGAAAGAAAAAAATTCAGATAATTTTTAATATATACAAATGAATTATTTAATCGCAGTATTATCCGATAGAATTAAAGCGGAGGAGGCTTACACGGCTCTGGAAAAGGCTGATATTCCCCTCAAACAGGTATCGATTTTGGGTAAGGGTTATAAAACCGCTGATGAGTTTGGATTTCTTGACCCTAATAAACAAGGGCGCGAAAATGCTATTAGGATGGCATATTGGTTGATTCCTTTTGGTTTTTTTGGGGGTTATACTTTTGATGCTATTACTGGTTTAGATACTTTTGCATGGGCTGGTGAGCCTTTTAACCATATTATAGGTGGTTTTTTAGGGGCGATCGGTGGTGCTATGGGTAGTTTTTTTGTCGGTGGTAGTGGTAGTTTATTACAGGGGGCTAGTGATGATTTACCCTATCGCAATCGCTTAAATGCTGGAAAGTATCTGATTGTGGTGCAAGGGGATGATTTTATAAAAAATAAAGCTACTCTTATTTTACAATCCCTCAAACCTGAAAATTTACAAGGTTATGTGGAAAATTGACAATTAACAATGGACAATTGACAATTAATTTCATGGTCAATTTGTCTAACTTATTTTACATTTGTTATATAAACATTATCTTGTTAAATTCTTTTTTGGGATTGGCAGAAATATATAAGAATAAAAAGCAATTATTTTTAGTGCTATAAATTTAAAATTTTTTCCTAAGTTCAATCATTATCCATTATCAATTATCCATTATCAATTATTAGATGTTACCGAGAGAAGATATTTTAAATAGAGTTGAAAACCGAGCCGAAATTGCTAAAGTTTTGGATAAAGCTGAACAAGCAATAAAAACATGGGAATTGGTGGTAACAGATTTTTTGTCGCCCCCTGTATTGGCGGAAGTGAATGAAATTTTTGCCCAATTAACCGAGGTGCAAATTATCCCTTGGGGTGGTTTCCCCCAAGCGGAAAGGAAAAGGGTGGGTATTCATCGGGAGGAGATTCCCTGTGATGTTTCCCAGATGCCCGTGGCGGCTTTAGATATTGCTGGTAATTTTTTGTTTGATACTGCTACCCATCGAGACTTTTTGGGGGCGATTTTGGGTGCTGGGGTAGTGCGAGAAAAGGTTGGTGATATTATCGTTTTGGGGGAAAGGGGCGCTCAAGTGGTGGTGAATCCTGAAATGGTGGATTTTTTTGAATCTTCTTTGGTACAGGTGCGCTCTGTGCCTGTTAAAACCAAGAGAATTGAGCTTTCAGATTTGAAGGTAAGGGAACCCAAAAAGAAGGAAATGACCACCGTAGAGGCTTCTCTACGCCTAGATGCGATCGCATCTTACGGGTTCGGTTTATCCCGCTCAAAAATGGTCGATGCCATTAATAATGGTGACGTGAGGGTAAATTGGAAAGAAGTTACCCAATCTAGTTACAATCTCAAAACAGGTGATTTAGTCTCTTTTCGAGGTAAAGGTAGATTAGAAATCGGCGATATTAGTATTACTAAAAAAGAGCGTTATCGCATCGCCTTAACTAGATTTGTGTAACTTATAGCCGGAATAGTTAATGGTATTAACAATAAAAAACTATTGCCTATTGCCTATTGCCCATTGCCTAATCTTCATCCAACCCTAATTAAACTTTTTCAGTATTATAGATATAATGGACGATTTTACCCCAGATTTAGCAGGATCATCATTACCACCCCAAAATATAGAAGCAGAAGAAATCATATTAGGAGGTATATTATTTGATCCCAATGCCATGGGTAAAGTGGTTGATATACTACAACCAGAGGCTTTTTATGTTCAAGCCCATCGTCAAATTTATGAAGCCGCCAGACATCTTTATTTTCAAGGTCAACCTATTGATTTAATGACCGTTTCTACTTGGTTAAATGACCAAAATTTACTGGAAAAAGTAGGCGGAAATACCAAAATAATCAGTTTATTAGATCGTACTGTTTCGGCGGCTAATATTGAAAGATATGTACCTTTAATTACTGAAAAATATATCAGACGTTTATTAATTTCCACCGCCAAAGAAATCGGTGAATTAGGCTTTGATACCACCAAAGATTTAGATAATGTTTTAGATGAATCTGAACAAAAAATATTTAGTCTTACTCAAGCAAGAATCCAAGAGGGTTTAGTACCCATTTCTAGTACATTATTAGATACTTTTACCGAAATTCAAGCCTTCCAAGAAAAAACCGCATTACCCGGTATTAGTTCAGAATTTTACGATTTAGATGGCATGACGGGGGGATTTCAGCGCTCGGATTTAA
The sequence above is a segment of the Cyanobacterium stanieri PCC 7202 genome. Coding sequences within it:
- a CDS encoding photosystem II S4 domain protein (PFAM: S4 domain~TIGRFAM: photosystem II S4 domain protein~COGs: COG2302 conserved hypothetical protein contains S4-like domain~InterPro IPR017506:IPR002942~KEGG: cyc:PCC7424_4774 photosystem II S4 domain protein~PFAM: RNA-binding S4 domain protein~SMART: RNA-binding S4 domain protein~SPTR: Photosystem II S4 domain protein;~TIGRFAM: photosystem II S4 domain protein) — its product is MLPREDILNRVENRAEIAKVLDKAEQAIKTWELVVTDFLSPPVLAEVNEIFAQLTEVQIIPWGGFPQAERKRVGIHREEIPCDVSQMPVAALDIAGNFLFDTATHRDFLGAILGAGVVREKVGDIIVLGERGAQVVVNPEMVDFFESSLVQVRSVPVKTKRIELSDLKVREPKKKEMTTVEASLRLDAIASYGFGLSRSKMVDAINNGDVRVNWKEVTQSSYNLKTGDLVSFRGKGRLEIGDISITKKERYRIALTRFV
- a CDS encoding hypothetical protein (KEGG: cyc:PCC7424_4776 hypothetical protein~SPTR: Putative uncharacterized protein), with protein sequence MNYLIAVLSDRIKAEEAYTALEKADIPLKQVSILGKGYKTADEFGFLDPNKQGRENAIRMAYWLIPFGFFGGYTFDAITGLDTFAWAGEPFNHIIGGFLGAIGGAMGSFFVGGSGSLLQGASDDLPYRNRLNAGKYLIVVQGDDFIKNKATLILQSLKPENLQGYVEN
- a CDS encoding hypothetical protein (PFAM: Protein of unknown function (DUF2839)~KEGG: mar:MAE_46470 hypothetical protein~SPTR: Putative uncharacterized protein), translated to MGEAKRRQKNLGEEYGKEERVVSWFPLTKTQASDAYKLTTRGAWVGIISLGITWVIIRFVGPAFGWWEVN